From the genome of Leptotrichia sp. oral taxon 847:
ATTTTGTGTGTTTATAAACTTTCTTGAAATAGCGAGCGACTGATCTCTAAATGACGGATTATCTATTGAGTATAATTTTCCTTGTGAATTTTTTTTGTCGTACTGAACACCAATGACTTTATTTTTTTTAACTATTAATTTTACAAATGTCGTGTAATTTCCATCATATTTCTTTTTAACTGAATATGTTCCATCTTTTAGTTCTGAAAAAGTTAAGATGCTTGTAAAAAGCAAAATAAAAACTATTAATTTTTTCATTTAAAAGACCTCCTTTAAAATATAAAAATAATTTTTAATTATTCTTAAATATATTATAACATATTTTAAAAAGAAAGGCAAAACTTTTTTATTTTTTTAAAATTTTTTAATAAAATCCTTGAGTATCAGTTACGTAACCTTGGTTGTTATAGAAACTCCAGTTTCCATAAGGTTTATAGTTTCTTAATGTACCTTTTGCTTTTACTTTTCCGTTGCTGTGATATTGGACAAAATTTCCGCTTCCATTAGATAATTTTATTTCTCTCTCTACTGAGCCGTTTCTGTTGTAACCAACAACTTGATAGACCATCCCGTTGTTGTAACTTTCAATTAGTCTTTTTGAACCATTTTCATAGTTCCAAGTCCATTGACCGTTTCGTAAATTGGAAGCATAACTTCCTGTCATACGGACAGTCCCGTTTGAATAATATGAAGTGACAGGTCCGTTCAATCTTCCGTATTGATAGTTACTTTCAGAAATTATAACACCGTTTGAAACTTTTATTTCTTTTCCATTTTTTGAATTATTTATGTATTCAACTGAACCTGCGGGTCTTCCAAACTCGTCAAAATCGTAAGCCATACCATTTAGAGAACCATTTTTGTAAGTTCTTATTGTTTTTGAGTATCCATTTCCATAAAATTCGATTTCTTCACCATTTTTATTGCCGTTCGTATAATTTGTAACTTTTAATAAATTTCCGTTATCAAAGTATAAGTACATTGCACCGTCTAAAATTCCATTTTTATAAGGTCTGATGGCTTTAATTGCTCCAATTTCATTGTATTCAATGTAATTTCCTGTAAAAGGTTGACCTGTTTCTCTTATTGTAGCGGTGTTGTCAGAAACATTTATATTTGAAATTGTTCCATAATATGAAGACATCGCTCTTGAAGATTGGCTTGTATACTCACTAGTCCTTTTAGCTCTGATATTTGTGCTGTAGGCGGCAAATGAAAAACTGCCTACTACTAAAAATGAAAGCAAAATTAATATTGATTTTTTAAACTTTAGCATTTCGTTCCTCCTTCTATTCTGTAGTATATTATAACAAAAAAAAGTTATAATTAACTTAGATTTTTAAAAACAAAATCAGTAAAAACTAAGAAATAGATTTTTCTTCTTCGATATTTTTTAAATCCATATAAAGAACATTTAGAAAAATCAACGTCGTTAAATCAATCAAAATTAAATTGAAGATACTTGAAAAAAAAGTTAAAATAATTCTAAAGATTAATCCTAATGTCTGAATATTTGCTGTCAGTCCATAAATAAAGCTAATTGGTAAAAGTATAAAAGAAAAAAATACAAGAAAGATAATAGATGGAAGTAATATTCTAAGACGATTTCCTTTACACAAATGGAAATTATACTTTAAAGTCTGGATAAAATTTAAATCTCTTAAAAAAACTAAATGTATAAAAAATAAAGAGTTAAATATAAAAAATAAAGCAAGAACGATTCCTAGTAATTGAATTTTTGTTAGAATAATAATAAAATCTAGTAAAAAGGTAATACCTATTAACCAGATAAAAAAGAATAAAAATCTTTTTAGCGTTTTAAAAAAAGAAATTTTTTTCCCATTAGCTTCAATAAGATTGCCAATTTTTTGAATACCAATCGAATTTATAAATATTTGTAGAAGAAATATAAACATAATTATAAAATCATTAATTTCTAACTGCATATACTTCATACAAGGTAAAATAAATTGTAAAATTAAATAAGAAACAAAAAAGAATAGCACAAATTTTTTCTCTTCTTTTAAAAAATATTTAAAAATATCAAAAGAGTCGTTAAAATATTCGCTTATTTTTAAATATCCCTTGTCTAATTTATTTTTTAAATTTTCAAAATTCATTTTAATTGTCTCCTTTCGTGTTTAAATTTTTAAAATATTATACCATATTTTTATAGATAATTTCTAGTGTTTAAGTTAGATTAGATAGTGTAAAAATTTTAGGGGTAGATTTTCAATTATTAGGACTATTTATTTTTAGTTAAAAAACTAATATTATTTTATACATAATATTATCGGACGTTATTTATTATATAAAAAAAAATTACAAACTTCAAAACAAGAACTACATAAATTTTATTTTATTAAGTAAAAAACAATAGACAAATAGTATATATTTTTGATAAAATGTAACAGTAGAAAAAATAAAAAAAATTTAATCAACACAAGGAAAGGAGGGTAAAATGAATAAGGATATTATGAAAACCAAAATCATTGGAATTGGCGGAATGGGAATAAATTTTGTTAATTATATGATAAAAGAAAAAATTAAAAAAGTTGAATATATAACGATCGACACCAATTTTAAAAATTCTGAATCAAGTTTAGCTAATCAAAAAATTTTTTTGGATACGAAAATTATCAATTGTACAAGAGAGCAGGCGGAAAGAATAGCATTTCAATGTTATGATCAATTTTATAACCTTTTGAAAGGAACAAAAATTTTATTTTTAATTTCAGGGGTTGGTGGAGCGACTGGAAGTGGGATTACACCTGTTATTTTGGAAGTGGCTAAAAAGCTTCAAATATTTACGATAACAATTGTGGCAAGACCATTTTTTCTAGAAGGCTTTGATGTGATGAAAACTGCTAATAATGGAATGAAAAAAATAGACAGTCTGACGGATAGTTTGATTATTATTCCAAATGAAAAACTGTATAATTATGTTGATAAAAAGGAGCCTTTAAACTCAGCTTATTGGCAAGCTAACATGCTTATAAAGGAGGGAATTGAAAGCATTGTGAGTATATTAACAGAAGTGGGTCTTATGAATATTGATTTACTTGATGTAAGGGCGGTGCTTGATGGCTCGCGAGATACGATTATTCGTGTGGGAGAGGGTTTTGGAGAAACAGCAGTAAAAAGTATTTTGTCGCAAATAGAGAAAAAAAATTTATTTGAAGGACAGATTCAAGATGCGAAAAGGGTTTTGATAAGTTTTATAACGGGAAATGAAGCACCTTTGTCAGATATACAAGAAATTATTCAGGGGGTAACTGATATTATAAAAGACAAAAATATTAAACTTATCTGGGGAATAATAATAAATCCTAGTTATGAATTTAATAAAAAAATAAAAACGGTTATAATTTCGAGTGAACAATAAAAGGAATAAATTTTTATGATAAAATAAATTTGTTTATTGTTTTTAATAAATCTTGAAAAATAAAAGGTTGTAGCATTGACAGGAAAGGAGTGTGTGATAGTAATTTATCATACTGGAAAAATGAAAAAATATATTAACAATATGAGCAAAAAAAATATAGTTTTATTGAATTTACGAAAATTATATGATTCTTATGGTTATAAGAAAATTTCTCTTCCAAGTTTTGAAGAATACGATTTGTATAATGAAAACAAAGACTTTATTTTAGGAAATATACTTACAATTATGAATCCAAGTGGAAATTTATTGGCACTTAGACCTGACATTACTCTTTCAGTTGCAAAAAAAATCTCAAAAGAAAAGACTCTAAAATATGATAAAGTTTATTATCAGGAAAATATTTACACGACTTCAAAATATATTGGATATAACGAAAAAGAACAGTTGGGAGTTGAACTTATCGGGAAAGAAACGTTGTTTTTGAATTTTGAAATTGTGAGCCTTGCACTAAAAAGTTTGGAAATTATGAGTAAAAAAAATATGCTTGTCCTGTCTCACGCTGGATTTATTTCTTCAATTTTTGAAAATTTGGAACTTGAGTATGAAATAAAGGAGAAAATCTTTGAGTATATTAACAATAAAAACGCTCATGATATAAAAGTAATTTTGGAAAACAATAAAAATATTTCAGATGAAATGAAAAATCTTATTTATGAATTGCCAAATTTATCAGGTAATATGGAAGAAATTGGGAAAAAATTATCCAAATATGAACTAAATCCTAAAATTGTGAAAATTTTAGCAGAACTAAAAAATTTGTATGATTTGATTATTAAATTTTATAACAATAAAAAAATTATTTTTGATTTTTCGATTATTAAAAATTTGAAATATTATAATGGGATTATTATGCAAGGGTTTATTGATAAAATTCCTAATGCTGTGCTAAGTGGTGGAAGATATGATAAATTGTTTGAAAAATTTGGAGTTGATACTGGAGCAATTGGATTTGCTATTGTCACTGATAATCTTAATGAATTTTATAAAAATGAAAATCAGAAAGACTTTGATATTTTGCTTTTGTATGATGAAAGTGATTTTGAAAAATTGGCTGAGATCGTCGATAAACTGGTAAAAGATGGCAACAGAGTGAGAACTCAAAGCATAATTTGTAAAGATTGTGATTTTGAGATTTTTAATTATGATAAAAAATATATTTTTGAGAATGGAGAATTGAAAATTGAAATATAAATTTTTGATGGAAATTTGATGGAAAGGTGTGAAATATGTTAAATATAGCACTTCCTAAAGGAAGACTTGGGAATAAAGTTTATGAATTATTTGAGAGTATTGGATATGACTGCGATGAAATAAAAAGCGACAACAGAAAATTAATTTTTGAAAATCCTGACAAAAAAATCAGATTTCTTTTGGTAAAGCCGTCAGATGTGGCGGTTTATGTGGAAAAGGGGAGCGCTGATATAGGGGTTGTCGGAAAGGACATTTTGCTGGAAGATAATCCAGATGTCTATGAACTTTTGGATTTGGGATTTGGAAAATGTAAATTTGGAATTGCTGGTCCTATTGATTTTAAAGAAAATTTTGACAGACCTCTGGTTGTTGCAACGAAATATTTTAATGTGTCGAAAAGGTATTTTGATTCAATTAATAGAGATGTGGAATTGATTAAATTAAATGGTTCAATTGAAATTGCGCCGATTTTGGAACTTTCTGATGTGATTGTCGACATTGTGGAAACTGGGACAACTTTGAGGGAGAATCATTTGAAAGTGTTGAATTTTATTGGAGATATAAGTGCGAGACTTATTGCGAATAAATCAAGTTACAGATTTAATCATGATAAAATAGAAAATATTGTGAAAAAAATAAAAGATAAAATAGATAAATAAAAAAGATTAAAAAATTTAATAATAATTTTAGAAAAAAAATAAAAAGTAATTGTAAGAAATTTTATTTAAAAAATTTTAAAAGAAATTTATAAAAAATGAATTTTTGATGGAGTGATAAAAATGATAAAGACGATTGAATATTCAGAAAATTTGAATTTTGAAAAAGAACTTGCTAGAAGCCAGTTTTCTTATGACGATGTAAATGAAACTGTGGAAAATATTTTAAAAGATGTAAAAAAACGAGGTGATAAGGCCCTTTTTGAATATACTAAAAAATTTGATAAAGTGGATCTAAAAACATTGGAAGTTTCTGAAAAAGAAATTCAAAAAGCGTTTGACACAATTGATAAAGAACTTTTGGAAGTTATTAAATATTCACATGATAATATTAAATTATTTCACGAAAGACAAGTTAGAAATAATCTTATTGTAAAAAAAGAAAATGGAATAAGTTTAGGTCAAATTATTAATCCGATTGAAAAAGTTGGACTTTATGTACCTGGAGGAACTGCCGCTTATCCATCAACTGTTTTGATGAATGCCGTTCCAGCAAAAATTGCAGGTTGCAAGGAAATTATAATG
Proteins encoded in this window:
- a CDS encoding ATP phosphoribosyltransferase regulatory subunit, translating into MIVIYHTGKMKKYINNMSKKNIVLLNLRKLYDSYGYKKISLPSFEEYDLYNENKDFILGNILTIMNPSGNLLALRPDITLSVAKKISKEKTLKYDKVYYQENIYTTSKYIGYNEKEQLGVELIGKETLFLNFEIVSLALKSLEIMSKKNMLVLSHAGFISSIFENLELEYEIKEKIFEYINNKNAHDIKVILENNKNISDEMKNLIYELPNLSGNMEEIGKKLSKYELNPKIVKILAELKNLYDLIIKFYNNKKIIFDFSIIKNLKYYNGIIMQGFIDKIPNAVLSGGRYDKLFEKFGVDTGAIGFAIVTDNLNEFYKNENQKDFDILLLYDESDFEKLAEIVDKLVKDGNRVRTQSIICKDCDFEIFNYDKKYIFENGELKIEI
- a CDS encoding toxin-antitoxin system YwqK family antitoxin; the protein is MLKFKKSILILLSFLVVGSFSFAAYSTNIRAKRTSEYTSQSSRAMSSYYGTISNINVSDNTATIRETGQPFTGNYIEYNEIGAIKAIRPYKNGILDGAMYLYFDNGNLLKVTNYTNGNKNGEEIEFYGNGYSKTIRTYKNGSLNGMAYDFDEFGRPAGSVEYINNSKNGKEIKVSNGVIISESNYQYGRLNGPVTSYYSNGTVRMTGSYASNLRNGQWTWNYENGSKRLIESYNNGMVYQVVGYNRNGSVEREIKLSNGSGNFVQYHSNGKVKAKGTLRNYKPYGNWSFYNNQGYVTDTQGFY
- a CDS encoding pheromone cAD1 o protein; this translates as MKKLIVFILLFTSILTFSELKDGTYSVKKKYDGNYTTFVKLIVKKNKVIGVQYDKKNSQGKLYSIDNPSFRDQSLAISRKFINTQNTKDISDSKFKELVNFLIQKANNGQTGEFEK
- the hisG gene encoding ATP phosphoribosyltransferase → MLNIALPKGRLGNKVYELFESIGYDCDEIKSDNRKLIFENPDKKIRFLLVKPSDVAVYVEKGSADIGVVGKDILLEDNPDVYELLDLGFGKCKFGIAGPIDFKENFDRPLVVATKYFNVSKRYFDSINRDVELIKLNGSIEIAPILELSDVIVDIVETGTTLRENHLKVLNFIGDISARLIANKSSYRFNHDKIENIVKKIKDKIDK
- a CDS encoding cell division protein FtsZ is translated as MNKDIMKTKIIGIGGMGINFVNYMIKEKIKKVEYITIDTNFKNSESSLANQKIFLDTKIINCTREQAERIAFQCYDQFYNLLKGTKILFLISGVGGATGSGITPVILEVAKKLQIFTITIVARPFFLEGFDVMKTANNGMKKIDSLTDSLIIIPNEKLYNYVDKKEPLNSAYWQANMLIKEGIESIVSILTEVGLMNIDLLDVRAVLDGSRDTIIRVGEGFGETAVKSILSQIEKKNLFEGQIQDAKRVLISFITGNEAPLSDIQEIIQGVTDIIKDKNIKLIWGIIINPSYEFNKKIKTVIISSEQ